From Chloroflexota bacterium, one genomic window encodes:
- the recN gene encoding DNA repair protein RecN — translation MLLELFIADFAIIDQVRLHFTPAFNVLTGETGAGKSIMIDALGMLRGERSDPSFVRAGSNQARVEGIFTLADRPDILPILAEYGLDGADDDQIILTREIHGASGRSVARINGRAVSSAVLRDIGGRLVDIHGQNDSQTLFNVRTHAEMLDRYAGVVADREQLSQQVIAIEAVRSQISTLRNAEARRLERIEELTFLVEELTNAKLIAGEEATLTNERGLLQNSAKITGTVDTMYRLLRTGTPASERRSATRSIVDSLDDVANLLSELLRLDPSLAGLNEQTLEVRYRLDDVIEGVRVYRDRLEFEPGRLEVIEDRLAELRDLAKKYRAADAAELLERLTSASDELETLHYSAEHIAELVQQEQQLLANIGIAAAELSRRRRQAGDELAGRIAAAMSDLAMPHVKFHVQLSQRSDPQGVLIDDQYLAFDRTGVDQIEFLLSPNPGEPLKPLAKIASGGESARLLLAMKSILSAVDSVPTLVFDEVDVGVGGRAGHVVGEKLWGISDAHQVLCITHLPQVAAFGDCHFAIAKQVINQRTQTFVQPLSEQERIEELAAMLDGTPVSEASRRSASAMLERAANYKLATSNP, via the coding sequence ATGCTGCTAGAATTATTTATTGCCGATTTCGCAATTATTGACCAAGTACGCCTGCACTTTACCCCGGCCTTTAATGTGCTGACGGGTGAAACCGGAGCCGGTAAGTCAATTATGATTGATGCACTCGGCATGTTACGCGGCGAACGGAGCGATCCAAGCTTTGTGCGAGCTGGAAGCAATCAAGCCCGGGTTGAAGGCATCTTCACGCTGGCTGATCGCCCTGATATTCTGCCTATTTTAGCCGAATATGGCCTTGATGGCGCTGATGATGATCAGATTATTCTGACCCGTGAAATTCATGGAGCCAGCGGGCGGAGCGTTGCCCGAATTAATGGTCGCGCCGTGAGTAGTGCCGTGTTGCGTGATATTGGCGGGCGCTTGGTTGATATTCACGGCCAAAACGATAGCCAAACCTTGTTCAATGTGCGCACCCACGCCGAAATGCTCGATCGCTATGCTGGAGTTGTCGCCGATCGCGAACAACTGAGCCAGCAAGTGATCGCGATTGAAGCTGTGCGCAGCCAAATTAGCACCTTGCGCAATGCCGAAGCACGTCGCCTCGAACGCATCGAAGAATTGACCTTTTTGGTTGAGGAATTGACCAACGCCAAGTTGATCGCTGGCGAAGAGGCTACGTTAACCAACGAACGCGGTTTATTGCAAAATAGTGCTAAAATCACGGGTACGGTTGATACGATGTATCGTTTGTTGCGAACTGGTACGCCAGCCAGCGAACGGCGTTCAGCCACTCGTTCAATTGTCGATAGCCTTGATGATGTGGCGAATCTGTTGAGCGAATTGCTGCGGTTAGACCCAAGTTTGGCTGGATTGAACGAGCAAACCCTTGAAGTGCGCTATCGGCTTGACGATGTGATCGAGGGCGTGCGGGTTTATCGTGATCGGCTAGAGTTTGAGCCAGGCCGCCTCGAAGTGATCGAAGATCGCTTAGCTGAGTTGCGCGATTTAGCCAAAAAATATCGCGCTGCCGATGCTGCTGAATTGCTCGAACGCTTGACTAGCGCCAGCGACGAACTCGAAACCTTGCACTATAGCGCTGAGCATATTGCCGAATTGGTGCAACAAGAACAGCAATTGCTGGCGAATATTGGCATTGCTGCGGCTGAACTGAGCCGCCGTCGTCGCCAAGCAGGCGATGAATTGGCTGGGCGGATTGCCGCTGCCATGAGCGATTTAGCCATGCCGCATGTTAAATTTCATGTGCAATTATCGCAGCGCAGCGACCCACAAGGCGTATTAATCGATGATCAGTATCTAGCATTTGATCGCACGGGGGTTGATCAGATTGAGTTTTTACTCAGCCCCAACCCTGGCGAGCCGCTCAAACCATTGGCCAAAATTGCCTCTGGTGGTGAATCGGCACGCTTGCTCTTGGCGATGAAATCAATTCTTTCAGCAGTTGATAGTGTGCCAACCCTGGTTTTTGATGAAGTTGATGTGGGAGTTGGGGGACGGGCTGGCCATGTGGTCGGTGAAAAATTATGGGGCATTAGCGATGCCCATCAAGTGTTGTGTATTACCCACTTGCCTCAAGTTGCCGCTTTTGGTGATTGCCATTTTGCGATTGCCAAGCAAGTTATCAACCAACGCACCCAAACCTTTGTGCAACCACTCAGCGAACAAGAACGCATCGAAGAACTAGCGGCGATGCTTGATGGAACACCAGTGAGCGAAGCTAGCCGTCGCTCGGCCAGCGCCATGCTCGAACGGGCTGCCAACTACAAACTGGCAACCAGCAACCCATAA
- a CDS encoding SH3 domain-containing protein, whose product MTDQLPPTQPRQPQPSQARPEAAPPQVADAQLRQLVVALDNVNDPNHERAEDDLIRLGAQAVPLLIDALDPRYPWLRAYRAAEALGQIGDGRASRPLSQALNHPNSNVRWAAVRALGKVGDGRALLALRRTARDDRSRTSWGEPVAASAAATLREMQRTSTILRLSDPIRIALLVAVAFFALFWANDRITTVRGAINESNHAVWGTAVTPILPTATPVSEDLSSEEDPEEDLVEETPTVDPAATPTLAPATATVVAPTANVRPAPNTNNDPIAQLKAGDSVQVLGQSGDWYEIQLPDGTGRGWVASSVLGPPSGPVPTVTN is encoded by the coding sequence ATGACTGATCAATTACCACCAACCCAGCCACGCCAACCCCAACCATCGCAGGCGCGGCCCGAAGCAGCCCCACCACAAGTTGCCGATGCCCAATTACGTCAGTTGGTCGTAGCTTTAGATAACGTCAACGATCCCAATCATGAACGGGCCGAGGATGATCTGATTCGTTTGGGTGCGCAGGCTGTGCCATTGCTGATCGATGCGCTTGATCCACGTTACCCATGGTTACGGGCTTATCGCGCTGCCGAAGCTCTCGGCCAAATTGGTGATGGCCGTGCCAGCCGTCCCTTGAGCCAAGCCTTAAATCACCCCAACAGCAATGTGCGCTGGGCCGCTGTGCGAGCGTTGGGCAAGGTTGGTGATGGTCGAGCCTTGTTGGCCTTACGCCGCACTGCCCGCGATGATCGTAGCCGCACCAGTTGGGGCGAGCCTGTAGCTGCTAGTGCTGCTGCAACGTTACGCGAAATGCAACGCACCAGCACAATCCTGCGACTTTCCGATCCCATTCGGATTGCCTTGTTGGTTGCGGTAGCCTTCTTTGCCTTGTTTTGGGCTAATGATCGGATTACCACCGTGCGCGGCGCAATTAACGAGTCGAATCATGCAGTTTGGGGCACTGCCGTTACGCCAATTTTGCCAACCGCAACCCCAGTCAGCGAAGATCTCAGCAGCGAAGAAGATCCTGAAGAGGATTTGGTTGAGGAAACGCCCACGGTTGATCCGGCGGCGACCCCAACCTTGGCTCCGGCAACTGCTACTGTGGTCGCCCCAACTGCCAATGTTCGGCCAGCCCCAAATACCAACAACGACCCAATCGCCCAGTTGAAAGCTGGCGATAGCGTGCAAGTGCTTGGTCAATCTGGCGATTGGTATGAAATTCAGTTGCCCGATGGCACTGGCCGCGGTTGGGTAGCCTCAAGTGTGCTTGGCCCACCAAGTGGCCCTGTGCCAACGGTTACCAATTAA
- the glpX gene encoding class II fructose-bisphosphatase — protein MKLERNLGFDLQRATEAAALRSARWMGRGDKNEADGAAVDAMRFALNATDMDGIVVIGEGEKDEAPMLYIGEQIGNGSEPRVDIAVDPVEGTTLLAQGMPGAIAVVAAAERGSLFNPPGIVYMDKIAVGESAKGSIDINASVEDNIRSVAKALKKRVEDVTVIVLDRPRHHDVIARIREMGARIKLILHGDVAASLMPSMLEAPADILMGIGGAPESVISACAMKCTGGEIQCKLWPRNDRERDLARQNGLNLDKVYTTNDLVQGDNIFWAATGITTGDFLKGVQFFGWGATTHSLVMRSASGTVRYIESRHRWDKLMRISDLPFAEH, from the coding sequence ATGAAGCTGGAGCGTAATTTGGGGTTTGATCTCCAACGGGCAACCGAAGCGGCTGCGTTACGTTCAGCCCGCTGGATGGGTCGGGGCGATAAGAACGAAGCTGATGGTGCGGCGGTCGATGCGATGCGGTTTGCCCTCAATGCCACCGATATGGATGGAATTGTGGTTATCGGCGAAGGCGAAAAAGACGAAGCACCCATGCTCTACATTGGCGAGCAGATCGGCAACGGCAGCGAACCACGGGTTGATATTGCGGTTGATCCAGTTGAAGGCACGACCTTGCTAGCCCAAGGGATGCCGGGGGCAATTGCGGTCGTCGCAGCAGCCGAACGTGGCAGTCTATTCAACCCACCTGGGATCGTCTACATGGATAAAATTGCCGTTGGCGAATCGGCCAAGGGCAGTATCGATATCAACGCTTCGGTTGAAGACAACATCCGCAGCGTTGCCAAAGCACTTAAAAAACGGGTCGAAGATGTAACGGTCATTGTGCTTGATCGGCCTCGCCATCACGATGTTATTGCGCGGATTCGTGAAATGGGAGCGCGGATTAAACTGATTTTGCATGGTGACGTTGCAGCCAGCCTCATGCCGAGCATGCTTGAGGCTCCCGCAGATATTCTCATGGGCATTGGCGGAGCACCCGAGTCGGTGATTTCGGCCTGCGCCATGAAGTGTACTGGTGGCGAGATTCAGTGTAAGCTCTGGCCGCGTAATGACCGTGAGCGTGACCTAGCCCGTCAGAACGGCTTGAATCTCGACAAAGTGTACACGACCAACGATTTGGTACAAGGAGACAATATTTTTTGGGCGGCGACGGGAATTACGACCGGAGATTTTCTCAAGGGCGTACAATTTTTTGGGTGGGGTGCTACCACTCACTCGTTAGTGATGCGTTCGGCCTCTGGCACAGTACGCTACATCGAGTCTCGTCACCGTTGGGATAAATTGATGCGGATTTCAGATTTGCCGTTTGCCGAGCACTAA
- a CDS encoding O-antigen ligase family protein, with the protein MDSRETTISLWSRRVMEACWLLALAMIPVYFSLLSDRHFEPDKAVALRSIVMILGGAWIINWLERGQVFRSWPRWRDWWRSPLVAPAIVYVGVFFFTTLTSVLVFTSFFGGYNRLQGFYTNFSYVVVFGAMLAHVRRREQLERIITVIIATTLPTLGYGWVQYQRSDPLPWAGDTAARVASSMGNSIFVAAYLILTLPFMLYRLITSVMATKRAESEATNSVGLDAAWFVTLGLIPLGQLSLLYATLKLGALLQAPLLGIGHWWIFPMSVIVAGSTLPLISWVTSTRSRTDWRLYLPGGLILLYMLSLVLGGYLTADQCQGTISETCYNLDMATAKRASDFRTWFLLAMAAYFGFYGLVLALPRRSEAAAHAIVQWLSAAIYAGLSLFTIVIIFFTQSRGPQIGMFVSIFVFFTLFLLQGLRSTSFKRVFGAALSAWVVLALAGSAFLVVLNTDPSSFSGLRQSNRYISRLGNLLETDGGTGLVRVLIWRGDEHTQGAVGLALSNPLRTAIGWGPESMFVAYNPFYPPRLANYESRGASPDRSHQALLDELVTKGAIGLFSHLFLFGSFLIIMLRLLRIPRLINLGLTTLFMLGIGIFFAVFLKSLALGLIAGSVGLLVVGLATWLGYAKPLEASLSFTWQLLIITVLSAVAANFVENLFGIPIVSSLLYTWVIMAVGILAGAHAGAYQLGTKPAVVAAPVVEEAAESTPAKAGTKRQAAQNARRNPAGRGRTSSGVTGAAPARILYAVVVPIVLLLVWFLNLDNIFADMRYLQGKQFIDQGQGLDQHLLGFAAIQDAVEHAPNEDLYFLMYGRALMTLATDLSIEQNKLVSENQNAAIAQVLNSRPLPDAELADLPDAEYSVAGLQTVARDFLTKFGPLQVLDYARLALEEAQRLNPQNKDHPANLGRLHSSWFRNTEQSDPEGARAHLDAAIEAYKRAHTVAPQDVELTGQWAMLYLYRQEYDTAIAELTKATTLDPLWSLNFIRLGEAYRRKGDLPNAALAFANALALDPRALSSSGLVDVAELPAERTARVQATFASMQSDPAVFDSFLTGFERAIASKPGDMSYRQMYTQVLSDSQRYDAGLTQVQLALAEMDKMGAADPTFNTTYADTRTAFEKLVSFFQSQLGQSKP; encoded by the coding sequence TTGGATTCACGCGAGACAACGATCAGCCTATGGTCGCGGCGGGTGATGGAAGCCTGCTGGCTATTGGCTTTAGCAATGATCCCGGTCTATTTTAGTTTGCTCAGTGACCGCCACTTTGAGCCAGATAAAGCGGTGGCCTTGCGCTCAATCGTGATGATCCTTGGCGGTGCGTGGATTATCAATTGGCTTGAACGCGGCCAAGTTTTTCGTTCGTGGCCGCGTTGGCGTGATTGGTGGCGCTCGCCATTGGTTGCTCCGGCTATCGTTTATGTTGGGGTCTTTTTCTTTACCACGCTCACTTCAGTGTTGGTGTTTACCAGCTTTTTTGGCGGCTATAATCGGCTTCAAGGCTTTTACACCAATTTCTCGTATGTCGTGGTGTTTGGGGCAATGCTGGCCCATGTGCGCCGCCGCGAGCAACTTGAGCGGATTATTACGGTGATTATTGCCACGACCTTGCCAACCTTGGGCTATGGTTGGGTGCAGTATCAGCGCAGCGACCCCTTGCCATGGGCTGGCGATACTGCGGCGCGGGTTGCCTCAAGCATGGGCAACTCGATTTTTGTGGCAGCCTATTTGATTTTAACCCTGCCCTTTATGTTGTATCGCTTGATTACCAGCGTGATGGCGACCAAACGTGCTGAAAGTGAAGCTACAAACTCGGTTGGTTTAGATGCAGCGTGGTTTGTCACCTTGGGCTTGATTCCGCTTGGCCAATTAAGCCTCTTATATGCCACCCTCAAGTTGGGAGCATTACTGCAAGCACCCTTGCTGGGCATCGGCCATTGGTGGATCTTCCCAATGTCGGTGATTGTGGCTGGCAGTACCTTGCCCTTAATTTCGTGGGTAACCAGTACCCGCAGCCGTACTGATTGGCGCTTATATCTGCCTGGCGGCTTGATTTTGCTGTATATGCTGAGTTTGGTGTTGGGTGGTTATTTAACTGCCGACCAATGCCAAGGCACAATTAGCGAAACCTGCTACAACCTTGATATGGCAACCGCTAAGCGGGCTAGCGATTTTCGTACCTGGTTTTTGTTGGCGATGGCGGCCTATTTTGGTTTTTATGGCTTAGTGCTAGCCTTGCCACGCCGTAGCGAAGCAGCAGCCCATGCAATTGTGCAATGGCTCAGTGCGGCAATCTATGCGGGGTTAAGCCTGTTCACGATTGTCATTATCTTCTTCACCCAAAGCCGTGGCCCACAAATCGGCATGTTCGTAAGCATTTTCGTCTTCTTCACCCTCTTTTTATTGCAAGGCCTACGCAGCACCAGTTTCAAACGCGTTTTTGGCGCGGCGCTGAGTGCATGGGTTGTGCTGGCCCTCGCCGGATCAGCCTTCTTAGTTGTGCTCAATACTGATCCAAGCAGTTTTAGTGGGCTACGCCAAAGCAACCGCTATATCAGCCGTTTGGGCAACTTGCTTGAAACTGATGGCGGCACTGGTTTGGTGCGGGTTTTGATTTGGCGTGGCGATGAGCATACCCAAGGCGCAGTTGGTTTGGCCTTGAGCAATCCGTTGCGCACGGCAATTGGTTGGGGGCCGGAATCGATGTTTGTGGCCTACAACCCATTTTATCCGCCCCGTTTGGCCAATTATGAATCGCGCGGGGCTTCGCCCGACCGTTCGCACCAAGCCTTGTTGGACGAATTGGTCACTAAAGGTGCGATTGGCTTGTTTAGCCATTTATTCTTATTTGGCTCATTCTTAATTATTATGCTGCGGCTGCTGCGGATTCCACGGCTGATCAATTTGGGGCTAACCACGCTCTTTATGCTGGGAATTGGCATCTTTTTTGCAGTGTTTTTGAAGAGCCTCGCACTTGGTTTGATTGCTGGTAGTGTGGGCTTGTTGGTGGTTGGGCTCGCCACATGGTTGGGCTATGCCAAGCCGCTTGAAGCATCGCTGAGCTTTACGTGGCAATTGTTGATTATCACTGTGCTTTCGGCGGTTGCCGCCAATTTTGTCGAAAACCTATTTGGGATTCCAATTGTTTCGTCGTTGCTCTATACCTGGGTGATTATGGCGGTTGGCATACTTGCTGGGGCACACGCTGGAGCCTATCAACTTGGCACAAAGCCAGCGGTTGTGGCAGCACCAGTCGTTGAAGAAGCCGCCGAATCGACCCCGGCCAAAGCTGGCACCAAACGCCAAGCCGCCCAAAATGCTCGCCGTAACCCCGCTGGCCGTGGTCGTACCAGCAGCGGCGTAACTGGCGCGGCTCCTGCACGAATTTTGTATGCAGTCGTTGTGCCGATTGTGCTGCTGTTGGTCTGGTTCCTCAACCTCGATAATATTTTTGCTGATATGCGCTATTTGCAGGGCAAACAATTTATCGACCAGGGCCAAGGCCTCGACCAGCATCTTTTGGGCTTTGCTGCGATTCAGGATGCTGTCGAACATGCACCTAATGAAGATTTATATTTCTTGATGTACGGGCGAGCCTTGATGACCTTGGCCACCGATTTGAGCATTGAGCAAAACAAGTTGGTCAGCGAAAATCAAAATGCGGCGATTGCCCAAGTGCTGAATAGTCGCCCATTGCCCGATGCTGAACTTGCCGATTTGCCCGACGCTGAATATAGCGTGGCTGGTTTGCAAACGGTTGCCCGTGATTTCTTGACCAAGTTTGGGCCATTGCAAGTGCTCGATTATGCCCGCTTGGCGTTGGAAGAAGCCCAGCGGCTCAATCCCCAGAACAAGGATCATCCGGCTAACTTAGGCCGTTTGCATTCATCGTGGTTCCGTAACACCGAGCAAAGCGACCCTGAAGGCGCACGCGCTCACCTTGATGCCGCGATTGAGGCCTACAAACGAGCCCATACGGTCGCGCCTCAGGATGTTGAGTTGACTGGTCAATGGGCTATGTTGTATTTGTATCGCCAAGAATACGATACAGCGATTGCCGAATTGACCAAAGCGACCACACTAGATCCATTATGGTCGCTCAATTTTATTCGCTTGGGCGAGGCCTACCGCCGCAAGGGCGATTTGCCTAATGCAGCTTTAGCCTTTGCCAACGCCTTGGCGCTTGATCCACGGGCGCTGAGCAGCAGTGGCTTGGTTGACGTAGCAGAGTTGCCAGCCGAACGCACGGCCCGTGTCCAAGCAACCTTTGCCTCGATGCAAAGCGATCCAGCAGTGTTTGATAGCTTCTTGACGGGCTTCGAGCGAGCGATTGCCAGCAAGCCAGGCGATATGTCGTATCGTCAGATGTACACCCAAGTGTTGAGCGATAGCCAACGCTATGATGCAGGTTTGACCCAAGTCCAACTAGCTTTGGCCGAAATGGACAAAATGGGTGCAGCCGATCCAACATTCAACACAACCTATGCTGATACCCGAACGGCCTTTGAAAAGCTGGTTAGCTTTTTTCAAAGCCAACTCGGTCAAAGTAAACCATAA
- a CDS encoding AAA family ATPase, which yields MTQAYFSTTPIHDPRDFVGREREIVQINEALAAGRSCAVIGPPGSGKTSLLHHIGQAVAMVLDEPPQVVFLSLARVNEARDLYSPMLRALRANGDDELSLTQAFHEATTPPMLLLLDDLESAGMGWIGVVRSALRGWVNEGFLQIVAASSQPLDRIAADLQSTLSQISLAPMPEREIRSLITTLTQNANLNPDPTTISQVIKLAGGYPAAIKLALELWAHSQATTQFDWQQLFREKQQAAYAGSSAAGYSTAIESEALPTKVKQHPVQPSKPAAKPEEPQRPRSYKADDPSEFLIMLILLSLAVLIGYLVGSWLGWFVAGLILLIWVGLAHAMVRWRGNGALSHIYVRATRWLPVVGRFAPK from the coding sequence ATGACACAAGCCTATTTTTCAACCACACCCATCCACGATCCGCGCGACTTTGTTGGGCGTGAACGTGAGATTGTTCAAATTAACGAAGCGCTGGCGGCTGGTCGCTCGTGTGCAGTGATCGGCCCACCAGGTAGCGGTAAAACATCGTTGCTGCATCATATTGGTCAAGCTGTGGCCATGGTGCTCGACGAGCCGCCCCAAGTGGTTTTCCTGAGCCTAGCGCGAGTTAACGAAGCGCGTGATTTGTATTCGCCAATGTTGCGGGCATTGCGAGCCAATGGCGACGATGAACTAAGTCTAACTCAAGCTTTTCACGAAGCTACAACACCACCGATGTTGCTGCTACTCGATGATTTAGAATCGGCGGGCATGGGCTGGATTGGGGTAGTTCGCAGTGCTTTACGCGGTTGGGTTAACGAGGGCTTTTTGCAAATTGTCGCTGCTAGCAGCCAACCACTTGATCGGATTGCCGCTGATTTGCAAAGCACGCTCAGCCAAATTAGCCTAGCGCCCATGCCTGAACGCGAAATCCGTAGTTTGATCACGACCCTGACCCAAAATGCCAACTTGAATCCAGATCCCACCACGATCAGCCAAGTGATTAAATTGGCAGGTGGCTACCCAGCAGCGATCAAATTAGCTTTAGAACTTTGGGCACATTCGCAAGCCACCACCCAATTTGATTGGCAACAGCTGTTTCGTGAGAAGCAACAAGCTGCCTATGCTGGCAGTTCGGCTGCTGGTTATAGCACTGCGATTGAAAGCGAAGCCTTGCCAACCAAGGTTAAACAACATCCAGTTCAGCCGAGCAAGCCTGCTGCCAAGCCCGAAGAACCCCAACGCCCGCGCAGCTACAAAGCCGACGATCCCAGCGAATTTTTGATTATGCTGATTTTATTGTCGTTGGCGGTGCTGATTGGCTATTTAGTTGGCTCATGGCTGGGCTGGTTTGTGGCTGGCTTGATCTTGCTGATTTGGGTTGGCTTGGCCCATGCGATGGTACGCTGGCGTGGCAACGGCGCACTCAGCCATATCTATGTACGAGCCACGCGCTGGTTGCCCGTGGTTGGCCGCTTTGCCCCCAAATAA
- the rho gene encoding transcription termination factor Rho, producing MVNLADLENKTLSDLQEMARELDISGYSRLKKQDLIYKLIQAQTEQAGNIFNTGILDIVSDGFGFLRSDRMLPGPDDVYVSQTQIRRFGLRTGDRISGQIRPPKESERYYSLLRVELVNGMDPEQARKRPHFEKLTPIFPNERFILETEPQILSTRLVDLIAPIGRGQRGLLVSPPKAGKTMLMKAIANGITTNYQDAHLMVLLIGERPEEVTDMRRSVRGEVIASTFDEPVEDHTKVSEMTLERAKRLVEGGQDVVILMDSITRLARAYNLDMPPSGRTLTGGIDPVALYPPKRFFGAARNIEGGGSLTIIATCLVDTGSRMDDVIYEEFKGTGNMELHLDRRLAERRTYPAVDIARSSTRRDELLLLPEQLRQVWTLRRMVSMLGENEGTELVLTRMSKTRTNDEFLLTLNKSL from the coding sequence GTGGTCAACCTTGCTGATTTAGAAAACAAAACGTTGAGCGACCTCCAAGAAATGGCTCGGGAACTCGATATCTCTGGCTATAGTCGCCTCAAGAAACAAGACCTCATTTACAAATTAATTCAGGCTCAAACTGAACAAGCAGGCAATATTTTCAACACGGGGATTCTCGATATCGTTTCTGACGGTTTCGGGTTTCTGCGCAGCGACCGTATGTTGCCTGGCCCCGATGATGTGTATGTCTCGCAAACCCAAATTCGCCGCTTTGGCCTCCGTACTGGCGACCGCATCTCCGGCCAGATTCGTCCTCCCAAAGAAAGTGAACGCTATTATAGTTTGCTGCGGGTTGAATTAGTGAATGGTATGGACCCTGAGCAAGCTCGTAAGCGCCCCCATTTTGAAAAATTGACCCCGATTTTTCCCAATGAACGCTTTATTTTGGAGACTGAGCCGCAAATTCTTTCAACTCGTTTGGTTGATTTGATTGCGCCAATCGGTCGCGGTCAGCGTGGGCTGCTGGTTTCGCCACCCAAAGCTGGTAAGACGATGCTGATGAAGGCGATTGCCAATGGCATCACCACCAATTATCAAGATGCCCATTTGATGGTCTTGTTGATTGGCGAGCGCCCTGAAGAAGTCACCGATATGCGTCGCTCAGTCCGTGGCGAAGTGATTGCCTCGACCTTCGATGAGCCAGTTGAAGATCATACCAAAGTTTCCGAAATGACCCTCGAACGAGCCAAACGCTTGGTCGAAGGCGGTCAAGATGTGGTGATCTTGATGGACTCAATCACCCGTTTGGCGCGGGCTTACAACTTGGATATGCCACCATCAGGCCGCACCTTGACTGGCGGGATCGACCCAGTGGCCTTGTATCCACCAAAGCGCTTCTTTGGTGCTGCCCGTAATATCGAAGGCGGCGGCTCGTTGACAATCATCGCTACCTGTCTGGTCGATACTGGCAGCCGCATGGACGACGTGATTTACGAAGAATTCAAGGGTACTGGCAACATGGAATTGCACTTGGATCGGCGCTTGGCTGAACGCCGCACCTATCCAGCAGTCGATATTGCCCGCTCTTCAACTCGTCGCGATGAGTTGTTGCTCTTGCCTGAGCAATTGCGCCAAGTTTGGACGTTGCGCCGTATGGTCAGTATGTTGGGCGAAAACGAAGGCACTGAATTGGTGCTGACGCGGATGTCCAAAACCCGTACCAACGACGAATTCTTGCTGACCCTCAACAAGAGCCTCTAA